From a single Brassica napus cultivar Da-Ae chromosome C9, Da-Ae, whole genome shotgun sequence genomic region:
- the LOC106431313 gene encoding protein DETOXIFICATION 52 gives METSNITSQTNLLSKIDLEKQNPTKTFPPISELKAEAKSLFSLAFPTVLAALILYARSAISMLFLGHIGELELAGGSLAIAFANITGYSVLAGLALGMDPLCSQAFGAGKPKLLSLTLQRTVLFLLTSSLVIVTLWLNLGKIMISLHQDPSISSLAQTYILCSIPDLLTNSFLHPLRIYLRAQGITSPLTIATLAGTIFHIPINFLLVSYLGLGFVGVSMAAAASNLFVVVFLVVHVWVKGLHEPTWTPPSSECFKDWAPLISLAIPSCVGVCLEWWWYEIMTVLCGLLVNPKTPVAAMGILIQTTSLLYIFPSSLGFAVSTRVGNELGSNRPKTARLSAIIAVSFAGVMGMTASAFAWGVSDIWGMIFTNDMDIIKLTAAALPILGLCELGNCPQTVGCGVVRGTARPSKAANINLGAFYLVGTPVAVGLTFWASYGFYGLWIGLFAAQICCAAMMLYVVATTDWEGEAKRARKLTCSEGVDVVITAQGNGDDLTEPFVYVVTVAAD, from the coding sequence ATGGAAACCTCCAACATCACCAGTCAAACAAATCTTCTATCGAAGATAGACCTAGAAAAGCAAAACCCTACCAAAACTTTCCCACCAATCTCTGAGCTTAAAGCTGAGGCAAAGTCTCTCTTCTCCTTAGCCTTTCCAACAGTCCTGGCCGCTCTCATCCTCTACGCTCGCTCGGCCATCTCCATGCTCTTCCTTGGTCATATCGGTGAACTAGAGCTCGCTGGTGGGTCCTTGGCCATTGCCTTCGCCAACATCACTGGATACTCCGTCCTCGCAGGCCTTGCACTTGGCATGGACCCACTCTGCTCTCAAGCCTTTGGAGCCGGCAAGCCAAAACTCCTATCACTAACTCTTCAAAGAACCGTGCTATTCTTGCTAACAAGTTCGCTTGTGATCGTCACCTTATGGCTCAACTTGGGAAAGATCATGATCTCTCTCCATCAAGATCCAAGTATCTCATCGTTGGCTCAAACGTATATTCTTTGCTCTATTCCTGACTTGCTCACCAACTCTTTTCTTCATCCTCTTCGTATATACCTTAGAGCACAAGGTATCACAAGCCCGTTAACGATCGCAACCCTAGCTGGCACCATCTTCCACATACCCATCAACTTTCTCCTCGTCTCATACCTCGGGTTAGGTTTCGTCGGTGTTTCAATGGCTGCAGCCGCTTCAAATCTCTTCGTTGTTGTGTTCCTTGTGGTCCACGTTTGGGTCAAAGGTCTACACGAGCCAACGTGGACTCCCCCTAGCTCAGAATGTTTCAAAGACTGGGCCCCACTGATCAGTCTCGCGATACCTAGCTGCGTGGGGGTATGCTTAGAGTGGTGGTGGTACGAGATAATGACCGTTCTTTGTGGTTTACTCGTAAACCCTAAAACGCCAGTTGCAGCAATGGGCATTCTCATCCAAACGACGTCGTTGCTTTACATTTTCCCATCGTCCCTAGGGTTCGCTGTGTCCACTCGCGTAGGTAACGAACTAGGATCAAACCGCCCCAAAACGGCTAGGTTATCAGCCATCATAGCCGTTTCCTTTGCCGGAGTAATGGGTATGACTGCGTCAGCGTTTGCTTGGGGAGTAAGCGACATATGGGGAATGATTTTCACAAACGACATGGACATCATCAAGTTAACAGCGGCGGCGCTGCCTATTCTCGGGCTCTGCGAGCTCGGGAACTGCCCGCAAACAGTAGGTTGCGGTGTCGTTAGAGGCACCGCAAGGCCGTCGAAAGCTGCCAACATAAACCTAGGAGCGTTTTACCTCGTTGGGACGCCTGTAGCGGTCGGGCTAACGTTTTGGGCCTCATATGGATTTTATGGGCTTTGGATAGGTCTTTTCGCGGCTCAGATATGTTGTGCTGCTATGATGCTTTATGTCGTGGCTACTACTGACTGGGAGGGAGAAGCGAAGAGAGCTAGAAAGCTAACGTGCAGTGAAGGCGTCGATGTGGTGATTACAGCGCAAGGTAACGGTGATGACCTTACGGAACCATTCGTTTACGTTGTCACGGTCGCTGCTGATTGA